From one Bacteriovorax sp. BAL6_X genomic stretch:
- a CDS encoding RNA polymerase sigma factor: MNDLKKLVILAQGGDTEAYHVFLETISQTIKRIVSFKVFNESHRDDICQEILISIHHSLPTYSPKRPIMPWINCIIERRIIDYIRKYTKLEEREEIFDEAVTKETNATNNNVERLAVEQQLEMLIEKYLTEELRRPLLMAKLEGHKTKEISRVLGISEAATRTRISRAMAKLKKAVRINNGK; this comes from the coding sequence GTGAATGATTTAAAGAAACTAGTTATTCTTGCCCAAGGCGGTGACACTGAGGCATATCACGTCTTTTTGGAAACGATATCGCAAACAATAAAACGAATTGTTTCCTTTAAGGTTTTTAACGAGTCACATCGCGACGACATATGTCAGGAAATATTAATAAGTATTCATCATTCACTCCCAACTTATTCTCCTAAAAGGCCAATCATGCCTTGGATTAATTGTATTATTGAGCGCAGAATTATTGATTACATCCGTAAATACACGAAATTAGAAGAAAGAGAAGAAATCTTTGATGAGGCCGTCACAAAAGAGACTAATGCAACGAATAACAATGTAGAAAGACTTGCTGTTGAACAGCAATTAGAGATGCTTATTGAAAAGTATCTGACTGAAGAATTACGTAGGCCACTTTTAATGGCAAAGCTTGAGGGGCACAAGACGAAGGAGATCTCAAGGGTGCTTGGAATTTCTGAAGCAGCAACTCGAACGAGAATTTCTCGTGCAATGGCAAAACTAAAAAAAGCGGTTAGGATTAATAATGGTAAATGA
- a CDS encoding DUF692 domain-containing protein, producing the protein MQKYGVGLRHTHFPYLESEHSKSKEGVEWFEALLENYMGTFGRPYKMLEKIRADYPIAFHGVSLSIASSEDLNFDYMKKAKELYDNFDPFVISDHMCWTGHAHSNLHNLLPFAYTEENLGFIAEKVMRVQDFYGREIAFENLSAYFTLKNSTMTEAQFLNELANKSGCKILLDFNNVYVNAINQKFDASEFFESIESKNVSQIHLAGYSDLGTHLFDTHSHSVHAEVWQLFKKYCHKFDVPILLEWDEDIPEFPVLEAEVLKAKEIFEGALL; encoded by the coding sequence ATGCAAAAGTACGGTGTTGGATTAAGACATACTCATTTTCCCTACTTGGAAAGTGAGCACTCAAAATCAAAAGAAGGTGTTGAGTGGTTTGAGGCCCTTCTCGAAAATTATATGGGGACATTTGGACGGCCATATAAAATGTTAGAGAAGATTAGAGCAGATTATCCAATAGCGTTTCATGGAGTTTCTCTATCGATTGCATCTAGCGAAGACTTAAACTTTGACTACATGAAAAAGGCAAAAGAATTATATGATAACTTTGATCCTTTCGTGATAAGTGATCATATGTGTTGGACAGGGCATGCCCATTCAAATCTACACAATCTTTTGCCTTTTGCGTATACCGAAGAAAACCTCGGTTTCATTGCAGAGAAAGTCATGAGGGTCCAAGATTTCTATGGTAGGGAGATTGCCTTCGAGAACCTCTCTGCTTATTTTACACTTAAGAATTCGACAATGACTGAGGCCCAATTTCTAAATGAATTGGCTAATAAGAGTGGGTGTAAAATTCTTTTAGACTTTAATAATGTCTATGTGAATGCAATTAACCAAAAATTTGATGCAAGTGAGTTTTTCGAGTCAATTGAGTCGAAGAATGTTTCCCAGATTCATTTGGCCGGCTACTCTGATCTTGGTACACATCTCTTTGATACTCATTCTCATTCCGTTCATGCCGAAGTATGGCAGTTGTTCAAAAAATACTGTCATAAATTCGATGTTCCAATTCTTCTTGAATGGGACGAAGACATACCAGAGTTTCCTGTCTTAGAAGCTGAAGTCTTAAAGGCGAAAGAAATATTTGAAGGAGCTCTCTTATGA
- a CDS encoding NrsF family protein: MVNEKLINSLVSDLRPIKRLASPGIRAMLWAVPQFLLSVIAISISSPIEFKYLLNTQFVIQVIFAIIALGVGSYLGFTNTIPGLLSEKKAKLAFIPFIILLGLIIFNIIYPVGVDLAHEHRTNCYQELSALMIIGFVHNYYMLKKGLIAFNSATIATGLLTSGMIPLVILYFGCSFSTQHLVVSHYIPIIVITTLGLLIFKLTKNIR, from the coding sequence ATGGTAAATGAAAAATTAATAAATTCATTAGTGAGTGATTTAAGGCCTATTAAACGATTGGCCTCTCCCGGTATTCGTGCAATGCTATGGGCCGTGCCACAATTTCTTCTAAGCGTTATTGCCATATCAATAAGCTCTCCAATTGAGTTTAAGTATTTATTAAACACACAATTTGTTATTCAAGTGATATTTGCCATTATTGCTCTTGGAGTTGGGTCTTATCTTGGTTTTACTAATACTATTCCCGGACTTCTTAGCGAAAAAAAGGCCAAACTTGCCTTTATCCCATTTATTATTTTACTAGGACTTATTATCTTCAATATTATTTACCCTGTAGGAGTTGATCTTGCACATGAGCATCGTACAAATTGCTATCAAGAGCTAAGTGCACTAATGATTATTGGCTTTGTTCACAATTATTATATGCTCAAAAAGGGCCTTATTGCTTTTAATAGTGCAACTATTGCAACAGGCTTATTAACAAGCGGAATGATTCCATTAGTAATACTATATTTTGGATGTTCATTCTCAACTCAACACTTAGTTGTATCTCATTATATTCCGATTATTGTGATTACAACTTTAGGTTTATTAATTTTTAAATTAACTAAAAATATTAGATAG
- a CDS encoding RluA family pseudouridine synthase has protein sequence MKNKIQVLFEDDHYIAATKPSDLLVHPFKERSSDRRSLLRSLKKQTDLYLFPIHRLDKPVSGVVLFAKSKEATRLMKDQWNSDHVSKHYVAMVKGISEKEGVYDFPIKTDKGVQDAKTAFKRITTNEEYSLVDIEIFTGRQHQIRKHFSRRMHNLVGDTKYGHSSINNLFRKDYKFYRIFLHSYKLCFKHPITQEDIIIESPVTEDCLKIAKDLFAFDLSNITKKIEEN, from the coding sequence GTGAAAAACAAAATCCAAGTCCTATTTGAAGATGATCACTACATTGCGGCCACAAAGCCCAGTGATCTTTTAGTTCACCCTTTTAAGGAAAGAAGCTCTGATCGTAGAAGTCTTCTTAGATCTCTAAAAAAGCAAACAGATCTTTACCTCTTTCCAATACACAGGCTTGATAAACCTGTTTCAGGGGTTGTCCTTTTTGCAAAGTCGAAAGAAGCGACAAGGCTTATGAAAGATCAGTGGAATAGTGATCATGTTTCTAAACACTATGTTGCCATGGTTAAAGGAATCTCAGAGAAAGAAGGTGTTTACGATTTCCCGATTAAAACGGACAAAGGTGTTCAAGATGCTAAAACAGCATTTAAAAGAATCACTACCAATGAAGAGTATAGCCTTGTTGATATTGAAATTTTCACAGGACGCCAGCACCAGATAAGAAAGCATTTTTCTCGTCGAATGCATAACTTAGTGGGTGATACTAAGTACGGACACTCTTCGATTAACAACTTATTTAGAAAAGATTATAAATTCTATCGTATCTTTCTTCATTCATACAAACTGTGCTTTAAGCATCCAATCACTCAAGAAGATATTATTATAGAATCTCCAGTGACTGAAGATTGCCTTAAAATTGCAAAGGATCTATTTGCTTTTGACCTCAGCAATATAACCAAGAAGATTGAAGAAAACTGA
- a CDS encoding DNA-binding domain-containing protein: MNHDEFQNKFLKGVIAKDISEDIMTEMIPIGELSNEQVLEVYQNDYRARLQEVIGDNYETCWFVLGDEDFLDISLSYVESRPSEFTNLLHYGDDFPDFITSRVKEFSFIKDLAEFEKTFWHLFHQEDNSKAFNPQELGEGIFETPLELKGTFALFSSDVQLSQLWQMRKGDSNKSFDDIQGNELVILYKKEEKMQIQIISEGIFELISNLRSHETIISAVEDIEEEKLSDPSLWSVFFNLLGYIAEVKSK, translated from the coding sequence ATGAATCATGATGAGTTTCAAAATAAATTTTTAAAGGGTGTCATTGCTAAGGATATCTCAGAAGATATTATGACTGAGATGATACCAATTGGAGAATTATCAAATGAGCAGGTGTTGGAGGTTTATCAAAATGACTATCGTGCACGCTTGCAAGAAGTGATTGGTGATAATTATGAAACATGTTGGTTTGTCTTAGGAGATGAAGATTTTCTGGATATCTCGCTTTCTTATGTTGAATCTAGGCCTTCAGAGTTCACTAATCTTCTTCATTACGGTGATGATTTTCCTGATTTCATTACCTCTCGAGTGAAAGAGTTTTCTTTCATTAAAGATCTTGCAGAATTTGAAAAAACGTTTTGGCACTTATTTCATCAAGAAGACAATTCTAAAGCTTTTAATCCTCAAGAGCTAGGAGAGGGAATCTTTGAAACGCCTTTAGAACTAAAAGGTACTTTCGCTCTTTTTTCGTCTGATGTTCAATTGTCCCAGTTATGGCAGATGAGAAAAGGGGATAGTAATAAGAGCTTTGATGACATTCAAGGTAATGAGCTAGTCATTCTTTATAAAAAAGAAGAGAAGATGCAAATTCAAATTATCTCAGAGGGAATTTTTGAACTCATCTCTAATTTAAGAAGTCACGAAACAATTATTTCTGCCGTGGAAGATATAGAGGAAGAGAAGTTAAGTGATCCTAGTCTATGGTCAGTTTTCTTCAATCTTCTTGGTTATATTGCTGAGGTCAAAAGCAAATAG